A stretch of the Photobacterium sp. CCB-ST2H9 genome encodes the following:
- the phnX gene encoding phosphonoacetaldehyde hydrolase: MTKQIQAVIFDWAGTVVDFGSFAPTTIFVEAFQREYDFEISLAEARVPMGLGKWDHIKAVGELPEVAARWQDRFGRAMNTEDIDKIYHTFMPLQVAKVAEHADLIPGTLDVVAALKAQKIQIGSCSGYPRVVMNELLPAAAARGFEPDCVVATDDLTAGGRPGPFMALQNVISLGIGDVACCVKVDDSVPGIEEGHHAGMWTVALLLSGNEAGLTEAEFMRASDSELDFAREKARKAFQCSNAHYQIDTIADLPAVIMDINQRLAAGERP; this comes from the coding sequence ATGACAAAACAAATTCAAGCCGTCATTTTTGACTGGGCAGGCACAGTGGTTGATTTTGGATCCTTTGCGCCGACCACTATTTTTGTTGAAGCTTTTCAGCGCGAGTACGATTTTGAGATCTCGCTGGCTGAAGCCCGTGTGCCTATGGGCTTAGGAAAATGGGATCACATCAAGGCCGTCGGCGAATTACCTGAAGTCGCCGCGCGCTGGCAAGATCGGTTCGGGCGGGCGATGAATACAGAGGATATCGATAAAATCTATCATACCTTTATGCCGCTTCAGGTGGCGAAAGTAGCAGAGCATGCAGATTTGATTCCGGGGACGCTGGACGTAGTCGCTGCGCTGAAAGCACAGAAGATTCAGATTGGTTCCTGCTCCGGGTATCCGCGAGTCGTGATGAATGAGCTGTTACCGGCGGCTGCGGCCAGAGGTTTTGAACCCGACTGTGTGGTTGCTACCGATGATCTGACAGCAGGCGGGCGGCCGGGACCATTTATGGCACTCCAGAATGTCATTTCTCTGGGAATTGGCGATGTCGCATGCTGCGTCAAAGTGGATGACTCTGTACCGGGCATTGAAGAAGGCCATCATGCGGGCATGTGGACAGTGGCACTGCTGCTGTCTGGAAATGAAGCGGGTTTAACTGAAGCGGAATTCATGCGTGCATCAGATTCAGAATTAGATTTTGCCAGAGAAAAAGCGAGAAAAGCTTTTCAATGTAGTAATGCACATTATCAAATAGACACCATTGCTGATTTACCAGCGGTTATTATGGATATAAATCAGCGTCTGGCTGCAGGCGAGCGACCTTAA
- a CDS encoding cell division inhibitor SulA, which translates to MYKYTLSAHLTKDGTLMTAHLDSFQSVTASQVYKSTFVSHSSTLSSNRVQYPIEVSFCDQEMAQLAYLLRLLKQASEQNRWIMFIGEDALLDRNLMKSAGIDVNKVLLLKKKIGQSTQALMAKALHMGNCSAVIASGNILEYCNQTIHDAAIHGDAMAFIINRNHQPGQLLH; encoded by the coding sequence ATGTATAAATACACACTATCAGCGCATTTAACAAAGGATGGAACTCTCATGACTGCTCATTTAGACAGCTTCCAATCAGTGACTGCTTCTCAGGTGTATAAATCCACTTTTGTGTCTCACTCTTCTACCCTGAGTTCCAACCGTGTCCAGTATCCGATTGAAGTCAGTTTTTGCGATCAGGAAATGGCGCAACTGGCCTACCTGCTGCGTTTACTCAAGCAAGCCAGTGAACAAAATCGCTGGATCATGTTTATTGGTGAAGATGCGTTATTGGATCGTAATCTGATGAAAAGCGCAGGGATAGATGTGAATAAAGTCTTGCTGTTAAAAAAGAAAATCGGGCAGTCAACTCAAGCGCTCATGGCAAAAGCCCTGCATATGGGAAATTGCAGTGCTGTCATTGCAAGCGGCAACATTCTGGAATATTGCAACCAAACCATTCATGACGCAGCAATTCATGGCGATGCAATGGCTTTTATTATCAACCGAAACCACCAGCCTGGTCAGTTGCTGCATTGA
- a CDS encoding spore gernimation protein produces MKMKRGTALWLPAMLLVSANLFIQGCSEPLNITATPVRDVERIEVKEKALDVYCPRGICKFELKANQKAELTINMFYDTEQPFTKIEGVSVTGESGNSMTMDGQHQFKMAVKPQKEPITVQVVDYYRS; encoded by the coding sequence ATGAAAATGAAGCGAGGGACAGCACTGTGGCTGCCTGCCATGCTACTTGTGTCTGCAAATCTGTTCATTCAGGGCTGCAGTGAACCACTGAATATCACAGCAACTCCGGTCAGAGATGTGGAACGCATCGAGGTGAAAGAAAAAGCACTGGATGTCTATTGCCCGCGGGGGATCTGCAAATTTGAGCTGAAGGCCAATCAGAAAGCAGAACTGACGATCAATATGTTTTATGACACCGAACAGCCTTTTACCAAAATTGAAGGGGTGAGTGTGACCGGTGAATCAGGCAACAGTATGACAATGGATGGTCAGCATCAGTTTAAAATGGCTGTGAAACCGCAAAAAGAGCCAATTACAGTGCAGGTTGTTGATTATTATCGGTCGTGA
- a CDS encoding thiopurine S-methyltransferase gives MDAEFWHNRWAENRIGFHLNETNPVLPLYWPRLELNREDAVFVPMCGKSLDLSWLAEQHNQVIGVELSEIAVRAYFSEHLYLPTVTMLGNGHTLYEFDEVSIYCGDYFTAPVTPVDAAYDRAALIAMPEEMRQMYVQRLLSVVKPGGKIMLVTLDYVQEEMAGPPFSVSADAVKSLFHGCEIVHLGRQDADESHPRIQQGLSRFAEEVWFIQTPA, from the coding sequence ATGGATGCAGAATTCTGGCATAACCGCTGGGCCGAGAACCGGATTGGTTTTCACCTGAACGAGACCAACCCTGTTTTACCACTGTATTGGCCGCGCCTGGAACTGAACCGGGAAGATGCCGTGTTTGTACCGATGTGCGGGAAATCTCTGGATCTGAGCTGGCTGGCTGAACAGCACAATCAGGTGATTGGGGTTGAGCTGAGTGAAATTGCGGTTCGTGCATATTTTTCAGAGCATCTGTATTTGCCAACGGTAACGATGCTTGGGAATGGGCACACGCTGTACGAGTTTGATGAAGTCAGTATTTATTGTGGTGACTATTTTACGGCGCCTGTCACGCCGGTGGATGCTGCGTACGACCGTGCTGCGCTCATTGCGATGCCAGAAGAAATGCGCCAGATGTATGTTCAGCGATTGCTTTCTGTGGTTAAACCTGGTGGAAAAATTATGCTGGTCACCCTGGATTATGTTCAGGAGGAGATGGCAGGGCCGCCATTCAGCGTATCTGCTGATGCTGTGAAATCACTGTTTCATGGTTGTGAGATTGTTCACCTTGGCCGTCAGGATGCAGACGAATCGCACCCGCGTATTCAGCAGGGACTCAGCCGCTTTGCGGAAGAGGTCTGGTTCATTCAGACACCTGCCTGA
- a CDS encoding DUF3179 domain-containing (seleno)protein, whose translation MAFIFKLAISYQAYYDEPTFPTVEYKDTRLPSKEKIWGLSVGEDYVAYTERFVRQHQAPNNVVIGAQDIVLHFDETDESLGVFYNRTGKDIQDINFFGETESGKLARVETVKAGAYWIIWSDFFPQTDVNRL comes from the coding sequence ATGGCGTTCATTTTCAAACTCGCCATTTCCTATCAGGCCTATTATGACGAACCAACATTCCCGACGGTTGAATACAAAGACACGCGATTACCCAGTAAAGAAAAAATATGGGGACTGAGTGTCGGTGAGGATTATGTCGCTTACACGGAGCGCTTTGTCCGTCAGCATCAAGCTCCGAACAATGTGGTGATTGGTGCACAGGACATTGTCCTGCACTTTGATGAAACCGATGAAAGCCTGGGAGTTTTCTACAACCGCACGGGGAAAGACATTCAGGACATCAACTTCTTCGGTGAAACCGAATCCGGCAAGCTTGCCCGTGTCGAAACCGTCAAAGCCGGTGCCTACTGGATTATTTGGTCTGATTTCTTTCCTCAGACAGACGTCAACCGTTTATAA
- the acnA gene encoding aconitate hydratase AcnA, protein MKAANRVDSFHSKQTLEVDGKRYQYFSLAALSPLGDVDRLPYSLKVLLENLLRFEDGDTVTKDDIEAVIAWLENKASDREIQYRPARVLMQDFTGVPAVVDLAAMRDAMAKAGKDPEQINPQSAVDLVIDHSVMVDAYASEQAFSQNVALEMQRNHERYQFLRWGQQAFSDFRVVPPGTGICHQVNLEYLGQTVWQEDDSLFPDTLVGTDSHTTMINGLGVLGWGVGGIEAEAAMLGQPISMLIPEVIGFRLSGQLNPGVTATDLVLTVTDMLRKKGVVGKFVEFYGPGLDGLPLADRATIANMAPEYGATCGFFPVDQETLNYLRLSGRDEHLISKVEAYTKANGLWRDSGHPEPDYTDTLTLDLADVVSSLAGPKRPQDRVALPDMDSAMTDLLSLNGLQPELTVPVNTEREAFSLKHGDVVIAAITSCTNTSNPSVMMAAGLLAKKAVQKGLKRKPWVKSSLAPGSKVVTRYLAASGLQPYLDELGFQLVGYGCTTCIGNSGPLLAPIETAIQDNHLTVSSVLSGNRNFEGRVHPLVKANWLASPPLVVAFALAGTTRIDMTDMPLGEDLNGDPVFLQDVWPSQEELATVMKSVTNHLFRQEYADIFSGDEHWQQIQVDSGKTYPWQSDSTYVRLPPFFETITQPVQPLEDIHNAAILAVFGDSITTDHISPAGSIQPDSPAGQYLQAQGIRPADFNSYGSRRGNHEVMMRGTFANIRIKNRMLGGQEGGNTLFQPTGETMPIYDAAMQYQAKDVPLVIFAGKEYGTGSSRDWAAKGTRLLGVKAVLAESFERIHRSNLVGMGVIPVELPVGLLDTLNLTGTEQVSLKGIDALSPGAALSLEVVNTQGEVQCYPVRARVDTQTEMAYLKAGGILHYVLRNLIDAD, encoded by the coding sequence ATGAAAGCAGCAAACCGGGTCGACAGTTTTCATAGTAAGCAGACACTGGAAGTTGATGGAAAGCGCTATCAGTATTTCAGTCTGGCGGCGCTGAGTCCTCTCGGAGATGTGGATCGTTTGCCGTATTCGCTCAAAGTGCTGCTTGAGAACCTACTGCGATTTGAAGACGGTGACACGGTCACGAAAGATGATATTGAAGCCGTTATTGCATGGCTGGAAAACAAAGCTTCTGACCGGGAAATTCAGTATCGTCCGGCCCGTGTTCTCATGCAGGATTTTACCGGTGTCCCTGCGGTCGTGGATCTGGCTGCAATGCGGGATGCCATGGCCAAAGCCGGTAAAGATCCGGAACAGATTAATCCCCAGTCTGCCGTTGATTTAGTCATCGACCATTCGGTTATGGTTGATGCCTATGCTTCTGAGCAAGCTTTTTCTCAGAATGTTGCACTGGAAATGCAGCGAAATCATGAGCGTTATCAGTTCCTTCGCTGGGGGCAGCAGGCGTTTTCTGATTTTCGTGTTGTGCCTCCCGGCACCGGAATCTGCCACCAGGTCAATCTGGAATATCTGGGGCAGACCGTCTGGCAGGAAGACGATTCTCTGTTTCCGGATACGCTGGTCGGAACGGACTCGCACACCACGATGATTAACGGTCTGGGCGTGCTGGGCTGGGGTGTCGGCGGGATTGAAGCGGAGGCTGCAATGCTGGGGCAGCCCATTTCCATGCTGATCCCTGAAGTGATTGGCTTTCGGCTCAGCGGCCAGCTCAATCCGGGGGTGACGGCGACGGATCTGGTGCTGACTGTCACCGACATGCTGCGTAAAAAAGGTGTTGTGGGTAAGTTTGTTGAATTTTACGGACCTGGCCTCGATGGCTTGCCGCTGGCCGATCGCGCGACAATTGCGAACATGGCACCCGAATATGGTGCAACCTGTGGTTTCTTCCCGGTTGATCAGGAAACGCTGAACTATCTGCGTTTATCTGGCCGCGACGAGCACCTGATCAGTAAAGTCGAGGCATATACTAAAGCCAATGGTTTGTGGCGTGATTCTGGTCATCCCGAGCCGGATTATACGGATACCCTGACGCTGGACTTAGCGGATGTGGTTTCCAGCCTGGCCGGTCCGAAACGTCCGCAGGATCGTGTTGCACTTCCTGACATGGATTCCGCCATGACGGATCTGCTGTCACTGAACGGGTTACAGCCTGAGCTGACGGTTCCGGTAAATACGGAGCGTGAGGCTTTTTCGCTGAAACATGGCGATGTTGTGATTGCTGCAATTACCTCCTGCACCAATACTTCCAATCCCAGCGTGATGATGGCGGCCGGTCTGCTGGCCAAAAAAGCGGTTCAAAAAGGTCTGAAACGCAAACCCTGGGTAAAGAGCTCGCTGGCGCCCGGTTCGAAAGTCGTGACCCGGTATCTCGCTGCGTCTGGTTTGCAGCCTTATCTGGACGAACTGGGATTTCAGCTGGTGGGATATGGCTGCACAACCTGTATCGGTAACTCAGGCCCATTGCTGGCACCGATTGAAACCGCGATACAGGATAATCACCTGACGGTTTCCTCAGTCCTGTCCGGAAACCGAAACTTTGAGGGGCGGGTGCATCCGCTGGTGAAAGCCAACTGGCTGGCTTCTCCGCCACTGGTCGTGGCCTTTGCGCTGGCAGGGACGACCCGCATCGATATGACGGACATGCCGCTGGGCGAGGATTTGAATGGCGACCCGGTGTTTCTGCAAGATGTGTGGCCATCGCAGGAAGAGCTAGCCACAGTCATGAAATCGGTCACGAATCACCTGTTCAGGCAGGAATATGCCGACATCTTCTCCGGAGATGAACACTGGCAGCAGATTCAGGTGGATTCGGGGAAAACGTATCCGTGGCAATCAGATTCAACCTATGTCCGGCTGCCGCCATTCTTTGAAACGATTACTCAGCCGGTTCAGCCGCTGGAAGATATTCACAACGCGGCGATTCTGGCGGTATTTGGTGACTCGATCACCACTGACCACATATCTCCGGCCGGAAGTATTCAACCCGACAGTCCCGCGGGTCAGTATCTGCAGGCGCAGGGCATTCGTCCTGCAGATTTTAATTCTTATGGTTCCCGGCGCGGGAATCATGAGGTGATGATGCGGGGAACCTTTGCCAACATCCGTATCAAAAACCGGATGCTGGGGGGACAGGAAGGCGGGAACACGCTTTTTCAGCCTACTGGTGAAACCATGCCGATTTACGATGCCGCCATGCAATATCAGGCGAAGGATGTACCGTTGGTCATTTTCGCCGGGAAAGAATATGGGACGGGCTCCAGCCGTGACTGGGCCGCAAAAGGAACGCGCTTGCTGGGTGTCAAAGCCGTCCTGGCCGAAAGTTTTGAAAGGATTCATCGCTCGAATCTGGTGGGCATGGGGGTGATTCCGGTTGAATTACCTGTCGGCTTGCTCGACACACTGAACCTGACCGGCACGGAGCAGGTGAGTCTCAAAGGGATTGATGCACTGTCTCCGGGAGCAGCGCTTTCCCTTGAAGTGGTGAACACGCAGGGAGAGGTTCAGTGTTATCCGGTTCGCGCCCGGGTGGATACACAGACAGAAATGGCG